From Dehalococcoidia bacterium, one genomic window encodes:
- a CDS encoding ferredoxin family protein: protein MTYIIGKACVDIMDGACVDVCPVDCIYSNPGDSQLFINPEECIDCAACEPVCPESAIFAEEDVPDDQKEFIKLNYEYDYDNSEPGHNV, encoded by the coding sequence ATGACATATATTATTGGTAAAGCTTGTGTAGACATCATGGATGGAGCATGTGTGGATGTTTGTCCAGTAGATTGTATTTATTCTAACCCTGGAGATTCACAATTATTTATAAATCCAGAAGAATGTATAGATTGTGCAGCTTGTGAACCAGTCTGCCCTGAAAGTGCTATTTTTGCCGAAGAAGATGTACCAGATGATCAAAAAGAATTTATTAAGTTAAATTATGAATATGACTATGATAATTCTGAACCAGGTCATAATGTCTAG
- a CDS encoding Lrp/AsnC family transcriptional regulator, producing MDLIDKKIVSMLGQDGRLSNAQMARELDVSEGTIRRRVKNLLESKTISIVAASDPKKLGFLSEALIGVQCEPDKTGDISSELAALPHTRWVITTTGSYDIFCLVALESAEELGKFIRVDIGSIEGIIRTETFVNLSVAKREYGHI from the coding sequence ATGGATTTAATTGATAAAAAAATAGTTTCTATGCTTGGTCAAGATGGAAGACTCTCAAATGCCCAAATGGCAAGAGAGTTAGACGTTAGCGAAGGAACTATCAGAAGAAGAGTAAAAAATTTACTAGAATCAAAAACAATTTCAATTGTTGCTGCCTCTGATCCAAAAAAGTTGGGATTTCTATCTGAAGCCTTAATCGGAGTTCAGTGTGAACCCGACAAAACTGGTGATATTTCATCTGAGCTAGCTGCTCTACCACATACTAGATGGGTAATAACAACTACTGGAAGCTATGATATATTTTGCTTAGTTGCTTTAGAAAGTGCTGAAGAATTAGGTAAGTTTATCAGAGTTGATATTGGATCTATAGAAGGGATCATAAGAACTGAAACATTCGTTAATTTATCTGTTGCGAAAAGAGAGTATGGCCATATATAA
- a CDS encoding iron-sulfur cluster assembly accessory protein gives MLDSKKDQLVTFTEAASKKLLEVMKEQGSENSYLRVSINETPNGGFEYVFGLVDQPEATDIVGGSTIKTVVDPESVKFVEGSNIDYVEGFQRSGFVISNPNFQSGGGCGGAAGGGCCGGGGAENSGGCGSQAEAQREPAEAAAGGCGGGGGSCGCQG, from the coding sequence TTGTTAGATTCAAAAAAAGATCAACTTGTGACATTTACCGAAGCTGCAAGTAAAAAGCTTCTAGAAGTAATGAAAGAACAAGGTAGTGAAAATAGTTACCTAAGAGTGTCTATCAATGAAACACCAAATGGTGGATTTGAATACGTTTTTGGTTTAGTCGACCAACCTGAAGCAACAGATATCGTTGGAGGTTCTACCATCAAGACTGTAGTTGATCCCGAAAGTGTAAAATTTGTTGAAGGATCTAATATTGATTATGTTGAAGGATTCCAAAGGTCAGGATTCGTCATATCTAATCCTAACTTCCAATCCGGAGGAGGTTGTGGAGGAGCAGCTGGTGGTGGATGTTGCGGCGGCGGCGGCGCAGAAAATTCCGGCGGATGTGGAAGTCAAGCTGAAGCCCAAAGAGAACCAGCAGAAGCTGCGGCAGGTGGATGTGGCGGTGGCGGCGGATCTTGCGGCTGTCAAGGTTAA